The Streptomyces sp. NBC_01268 genome window below encodes:
- a CDS encoding transglycosylase domain-containing protein, translating to MPKKRSGGGLTGTQQAAKFLGVSVLSGAVLAGIALPAAGALGLAAKGTVEGFDEIPSNLKTPPLSQRTTILDSQGGHIATVYSRDRKVVPIEKISPYMQKAIVAIEDSRFYEHGAIDLKGVLRAINRNAQSGGVSQGASTLTQQYVKNVFVEEAGDDPEKVAQATQQTMGRKVRELKFAIQVEEELGKKKILENYLNITFFGQQAYGIEAASQRYFSKPAADLTLAESAMMAGLVQSPSRYDPVNDIQEATKRRNIVLQRMADVKDVSQAEADKAKATPIKLKVKTPKNGCITAVDGAGFFCDYVRKTILNDPVFGKTAEERQKRWNLGGLTIRTTLDPRAQAAANEAAVAKIDKDDKVAASVVQVQPNSGKILSMGQSRPYGLDQKLHQTTLNLAVGKKMGGTTYGFQVGSTFKPITAAAALEKGLSPAQSFSTPWKISVPMNSYTTCKGGPSGGGNWDLQNEMQSEAGSWDMTSALGKSINTYFAQLEQMTGLCETVQMAKKMGYEKELGKNLKELPSITLGGQESTPLDMAAVYATFANRGTYCTPVAIESITTANGEKLKVPQTECSRAMSEKTADTVNQMLKGVVEDGTGTRAGLSDRDNAGKTGTTNDRKDAWFVGYTPNLSTAVWVGDDVGEKQSMYDITIGGQYYDKVCGGCLPGPIWKIAMTGALDASETPGFVPINVPRGAQPEDKEKDKNKRPGDDNKPGRRPGGTTLPGGITIPPDLFGDTNGRGNGRGGGNR from the coding sequence ATGCCAAAGAAGCGCTCGGGCGGTGGTCTGACCGGGACCCAGCAGGCCGCCAAGTTCCTCGGTGTCAGTGTGCTCTCCGGAGCCGTGCTGGCGGGCATCGCCCTGCCCGCGGCCGGAGCGCTGGGACTGGCGGCCAAGGGCACGGTCGAGGGATTCGACGAGATCCCGTCCAACCTGAAGACACCGCCGCTGAGTCAGCGCACCACCATCCTCGACTCACAGGGCGGCCACATCGCCACCGTGTACTCGCGGGACCGCAAGGTCGTGCCGATCGAGAAGATCTCGCCGTACATGCAGAAGGCGATCGTCGCGATCGAGGACTCGCGCTTCTACGAGCACGGCGCGATCGACCTCAAGGGCGTGCTGCGCGCCATCAACCGCAACGCGCAGTCGGGCGGGGTGTCGCAGGGTGCCTCCACGCTGACCCAGCAGTACGTGAAGAACGTCTTCGTCGAGGAGGCGGGCGACGACCCCGAGAAGGTCGCGCAGGCCACCCAGCAGACCATGGGCCGCAAGGTGCGCGAGCTGAAGTTCGCGATCCAGGTCGAGGAGGAGCTCGGCAAGAAGAAGATCCTGGAGAACTACCTCAACATCACGTTCTTCGGGCAGCAGGCGTACGGCATCGAGGCCGCCTCGCAGCGCTACTTCTCCAAGCCGGCAGCCGACCTCACCCTCGCCGAGTCCGCGATGATGGCCGGCCTCGTGCAGTCGCCGAGCCGCTACGACCCGGTCAACGACATCCAGGAGGCGACCAAGCGGCGCAACATCGTCCTCCAGCGCATGGCCGACGTGAAGGACGTCAGCCAGGCGGAGGCCGACAAGGCGAAGGCCACCCCGATCAAGCTGAAGGTGAAGACGCCGAAGAACGGCTGCATCACCGCGGTTGACGGCGCCGGCTTCTTCTGCGACTACGTCCGAAAGACGATCCTCAACGACCCGGTCTTCGGCAAGACGGCCGAGGAGCGCCAGAAGCGGTGGAACCTGGGCGGTCTCACCATCCGCACCACGCTCGACCCGCGCGCCCAGGCCGCCGCCAACGAGGCCGCCGTCGCCAAGATCGACAAGGACGACAAGGTCGCCGCCTCGGTGGTCCAGGTCCAGCCCAACAGCGGCAAGATCCTGTCGATGGGCCAGTCCCGCCCGTACGGCCTCGACCAGAAGCTGCACCAGACGACGCTCAACCTCGCCGTCGGCAAGAAGATGGGCGGCACGACGTACGGCTTCCAGGTCGGTTCGACCTTCAAGCCGATCACGGCCGCGGCGGCGCTGGAGAAGGGGCTGAGCCCGGCGCAGTCGTTCTCGACGCCGTGGAAGATCTCGGTGCCGATGAACTCGTACACCACCTGCAAGGGCGGCCCGTCCGGCGGCGGCAACTGGGACCTGCAGAACGAGATGCAGTCCGAGGCCGGCAGCTGGGACATGACCAGCGCGCTCGGCAAGTCCATCAACACGTACTTCGCGCAGCTGGAGCAGATGACCGGCCTCTGCGAGACGGTCCAGATGGCGAAGAAGATGGGGTACGAGAAGGAGCTCGGCAAGAACCTGAAGGAGCTCCCCTCGATCACCCTCGGCGGCCAGGAGTCCACCCCGCTCGACATGGCGGCGGTGTACGCGACCTTCGCCAACCGGGGCACGTACTGCACGCCCGTCGCCATCGAGTCGATCACGACGGCCAACGGCGAGAAGCTGAAGGTCCCGCAGACCGAGTGCTCGCGGGCGATGAGCGAGAAGACCGCGGACACCGTCAACCAGATGCTCAAGGGCGTCGTCGAGGACGGCACGGGTACCCGGGCCGGCCTGAGCGACCGCGACAACGCGGGCAAGACGGGTACGACCAACGACCGCAAGGACGCCTGGTTCGTCGGCTACACGCCGAACCTGTCCACGGCGGTGTGGGTCGGTGACGACGTCGGCGAGAAGCAGTCGATGTACGACATCACCATCGGCGGCCAGTACTACGACAAGGTCTGCGGCGGCTGCCTCCCGGGCCCGATCTGGAAGATCGCGATGACCGGGGCGCTCGACGCCTCCGAGACGCCGGGCTTCGTGCCGATCAACGTGCCTCGCGGCGCCCAGCCGGAGGACAAGGAGAAGGACAAGAACAAGCGCCCCGGCGACGACAACAAGCCGGGCCGACGCCCCGGCGGCACCACCCTGCCGGGCGGCATCACCATCCCGCCGGACCTGTTCGGCGACACGAACGGGCGCGGCAACGGGCGCGGTGGCGGTAACAGATAG
- a CDS encoding GatB/YqeY domain-containing protein: protein MTTLKAKLKDDLNAAIKERDELRSSTLRLTITAITKEEVAGKTKRELSDDEVQSVIAKEAKKRREAAEAFAQGDRPEQAARERAEGEILDAYLPKQLSDAELEAVVAAAVAEAKGAGAEGPRAMGAVMKIVNPKVAGQAEGGRVAATVKRLLAG, encoded by the coding sequence ATGACCACGCTGAAGGCCAAGCTCAAGGACGACCTCAACGCCGCGATCAAGGAGCGCGACGAGCTGCGCTCCTCGACCCTGCGGCTGACCATCACCGCCATCACCAAGGAGGAGGTCGCGGGCAAGACCAAGCGCGAGCTCTCCGACGACGAGGTGCAGTCGGTGATCGCCAAGGAGGCGAAGAAGCGCCGCGAGGCCGCGGAGGCCTTCGCCCAGGGCGACCGCCCCGAGCAGGCCGCTCGGGAGCGGGCCGAGGGCGAGATCCTCGACGCGTACCTGCCCAAGCAGCTCTCCGACGCCGAGCTGGAGGCCGTCGTGGCCGCCGCCGTCGCGGAGGCGAAGGGCGCCGGTGCCGAGGGGCCGCGGGCCATGGGCGCCGTCATGAAGATCGTCAACCCCAAGGTCGCCGGCCAGGCCGAGGGCGGCCGCGTCGCCGCCACGGTGAAGCGCCTCCTCGCCGGGTGA
- a CDS encoding metallophosphoesterase — translation MRARYGIPLKITAGLTATAAAGIVYAAGFEARSFRLRRVTVPVLPRGMRDLRVLQVSDIHMVNGQNKKRAWLQSLAGLRPDFVVNTGDNLSDPNAVPEVLDALGPLMEFPGVYVFGSNDYYGPRLRNPALYLKEKMHGRHGLNGNPPVVGAIHNPWEGLRDAFDAAGWVNLTNTRGRLKLPDLDLAFTGVDDPHIKRDRYERVAGGPDQDADFSVGVVHAPYLRALDAFTADGYELLLAGHTHGGQLCIPFYGALVTNCDLDTDRVKGLSTHTVDGRTSYLHVSAGCGTNRFTPVRFACPPEVTLLTLTARG, via the coding sequence ATGCGCGCACGGTACGGGATCCCCCTGAAGATCACGGCAGGCCTCACGGCGACGGCCGCGGCCGGCATCGTCTACGCGGCGGGCTTCGAAGCCCGCTCGTTCCGGCTCCGCCGGGTGACCGTCCCGGTGCTGCCCCGCGGCATGCGCGACCTGCGGGTTCTCCAGGTCTCCGACATCCACATGGTGAACGGCCAGAACAAGAAGCGCGCCTGGCTCCAGTCGCTGGCCGGGCTGCGCCCGGACTTCGTGGTCAACACCGGCGACAACCTCTCCGACCCGAACGCCGTGCCCGAGGTGCTCGACGCGCTGGGCCCGCTGATGGAGTTCCCGGGCGTGTACGTCTTCGGCTCCAACGACTACTACGGGCCCCGGCTGCGCAACCCCGCGCTCTACCTCAAGGAGAAGATGCACGGCCGGCACGGCCTCAACGGCAACCCGCCGGTGGTGGGCGCGATCCACAACCCCTGGGAGGGGCTGCGGGACGCGTTCGACGCGGCGGGCTGGGTGAACCTGACCAACACCCGCGGCCGGCTGAAGCTGCCGGACCTCGACCTCGCCTTCACCGGCGTCGACGACCCGCACATCAAGCGGGACCGGTACGAGCGGGTCGCGGGCGGCCCCGACCAGGACGCCGACTTCTCGGTGGGCGTGGTCCACGCGCCGTACCTGCGGGCGCTGGACGCGTTCACGGCGGACGGCTACGAGCTGCTGCTGGCGGGCCACACCCACGGCGGGCAGCTGTGCATCCCCTTCTACGGGGCCCTGGTCACCAACTGCGACCTGGACACCGACCGCGTGAAGGGCCTCTCGACGCACACCGTCGACGGGCGCACCTCGTACCTCCACGTCTCGGCCGGCTGCGGCACCAACCGCTTCACCCCGGTCCGCTTCGCCTGCCCGCCCGAGGTGACCCTGCTGACGCTGACGGCCCGCGGCTGA
- a CDS encoding Pr6Pr family membrane protein, whose protein sequence is MPNATVTALFRGLIALAAVTGIVIECVEGNPLVVFSFFTIWSNTAVAVVLGLGAVRAWQGRPPLPAPWTGGVLLCICVVGLVFHLVLDNTASEFNEAAAIARLTGARAVANQLLHTVTPIGVVLDWLLLTRPGALHWRHAAQWLAAPGGYLVFALIRGALVSPDTPTRYTYPFLDVTAHGYLGVLANAAVLGLAFYALGLMLVTVDRFRPSLVGRAKRISSLGAGGLK, encoded by the coding sequence ATGCCGAACGCCACCGTCACCGCCCTGTTCCGCGGCCTGATCGCGCTGGCCGCGGTCACCGGCATCGTGATCGAGTGCGTCGAGGGGAACCCCCTCGTCGTGTTCAGCTTCTTCACGATCTGGTCGAACACCGCCGTCGCCGTGGTCCTCGGCCTGGGCGCCGTCCGCGCCTGGCAGGGCCGCCCGCCGCTGCCGGCGCCGTGGACCGGCGGGGTGCTGCTGTGCATCTGCGTGGTCGGGCTCGTCTTCCACCTGGTCCTGGACAACACGGCGAGCGAGTTCAACGAGGCCGCCGCGATCGCCCGGCTCACCGGCGCCCGGGCCGTCGCCAACCAGCTGCTCCACACCGTCACCCCGATCGGCGTGGTCCTCGACTGGCTGCTGCTCACCCGCCCCGGCGCCCTCCACTGGCGCCACGCGGCCCAGTGGCTGGCCGCCCCCGGCGGCTACCTGGTCTTCGCCCTGATCCGCGGCGCCCTCGTCTCCCCCGACACGCCGACCCGCTACACGTACCCCTTCCTCGACGTCACCGCCCACGGCTACCTCGGCGTCCTCGCCAACGCCGCCGTCCTGGGCCTGGCCTTCTACGCGCTGGGCCTGATGCTGGTCACGGTGGACCGTTTCCGGCCGTCTCTCGTGGGACGTGCGAAACGGATTTCGTCTCTGGGCGCCGGTGGGCTAAAGTAA
- a CDS encoding site-specific integrase → MTKRRSRGDGGLHWDDKRQRWIATASLGYDPSGKRIVKRASGMTKTAAKAKLKEVLRDYEDGLAIAPTGYTVKDAVTDWLAYGLNGRDAGTLKTNTILCNTHVIPALGARKLRDLSADDVDKWLAAKSQVLSTRSLEAIRSCLNRAVKRAMARDKVKRNVVELCSVPAGRPGRPSKSLTLKQAEAVLTAAVDSPLYAYVVVSLLTGGRTEEMRPLTWDHVDLEGDPTATPAIPPHIAVWRSVRASGDTKTRKSRRTLALPGRAIDALKIQRERQGWQRLAAGDQWKESGLVFASATGTELDAANVRREFRKVLGRAAAMPDIELVPHEWTPRETRTSFVSILSDRGLPLEEISRLVGHSSTAVTEEVYRKQIRPVIQTGATAMDGIFGTPPPPKR, encoded by the coding sequence ATGACGAAGCGACGCAGCAGGGGAGACGGCGGTCTTCACTGGGACGACAAGCGCCAACGCTGGATCGCGACGGCCAGTCTCGGCTACGACCCCAGCGGCAAGCGGATCGTGAAGCGGGCCAGCGGCATGACCAAGACTGCGGCCAAGGCCAAGCTCAAGGAGGTCCTGCGGGACTACGAGGACGGTCTCGCCATCGCGCCCACGGGATATACGGTCAAGGATGCGGTGACCGACTGGCTCGCCTATGGGCTCAACGGGCGGGACGCGGGGACGCTCAAGACGAACACGATCCTCTGCAACACCCACGTGATCCCTGCCCTCGGGGCCCGGAAGCTCCGTGATCTCAGCGCCGATGACGTGGACAAGTGGCTTGCTGCCAAGTCCCAGGTGCTCAGTACGCGCTCGCTCGAAGCCATCCGCTCGTGCCTGAATCGGGCGGTCAAGCGGGCCATGGCGCGGGACAAGGTGAAGCGCAACGTCGTCGAGCTCTGCTCGGTCCCCGCCGGACGTCCCGGCCGGCCGTCCAAGTCGCTCACCCTCAAGCAGGCAGAGGCCGTGCTCACCGCAGCGGTGGACTCGCCGCTGTACGCGTACGTGGTGGTCTCGCTCCTCACCGGCGGCCGTACCGAAGAGATGCGCCCGCTCACCTGGGACCACGTGGACCTTGAAGGGGATCCGACGGCGACGCCCGCGATTCCTCCGCACATCGCCGTGTGGCGCTCCGTCCGGGCCTCCGGCGACACCAAGACCCGGAAGTCCCGTCGCACGCTCGCGCTGCCCGGCCGGGCCATCGACGCTCTCAAGATCCAGCGGGAGCGTCAGGGCTGGCAGCGGCTCGCCGCCGGCGACCAGTGGAAGGAGAGCGGGCTCGTCTTCGCCTCCGCCACTGGGACCGAGCTGGATGCCGCGAACGTGCGGCGTGAGTTCCGCAAGGTGCTCGGGCGGGCCGCCGCGATGCCGGACATCGAGTTGGTGCCCCACGAGTGGACGCCCCGAGAAACCCGAACGTCCTTCGTCTCGATCCTGTCCGACCGGGGCCTCCCGCTCGAAGAGATCTCCCGGCTGGTCGGCCACTCCAGCACGGCCGTGACGGAGGAGGTCTATCGGAAGCAGATCCGTCCGGTGATCCAGACCGGGGCGACCGCGATGGACGGGATCTTCGGTACTCCGCCGCCGCCGAAGCGCTAG
- a CDS encoding helix-turn-helix domain-containing protein, with translation MTTATAALLTVPEVMTRLKLGRTKVYDLIRTKRLVSITEGRARRIPESSVQDYIRDRLEAAA, from the coding sequence GTGACCACCGCAACTGCCGCACTCCTGACCGTTCCTGAGGTCATGACGCGGCTCAAGCTCGGCCGCACCAAGGTCTACGACCTGATCCGCACCAAGCGCCTGGTCTCCATCACCGAGGGCCGTGCCCGACGCATCCCGGAGAGCTCGGTCCAGGACTACATCCGTGATCGGCTGGAGGCGGCGGCCTGA
- the repSA gene encoding replication initiator protein RepSA, giving the protein MIDSATQAAGLDPATLSDLLRVAGSPGFDRLTEQIRRTGGCAAPIRLSGGTKLLDPATKTVLHAYTTDAEPGGVLRVACGNRRASRCPACAWTYAGDTYHLIRAGLVGAPDKGTPDTIRDHPRVFATLTAPSFGPVHNRPGNRPCRCGTRHPEDAPELGTPLHPATYDYAGAVLWNNHASELWRYFTIYLRREIAARAGLTQKAAREQSRVSFGKVAEYQKRGAVHFHAVVRFDGPEGPDTSPPAWATLDLLADAIRAAAGRVRVLVPAAPAYGITDDLALTWGEQIDVQPIGAFGDGEELTEQAVAAYVAKYATKAAETTGTVDHPVGNKEALVLLGVPDHPRRLMEACMDLDAAYPARRLRAWAHMLGFRGHFSTKSRRYSTTLGALRQVRADYRAAQQRTALGLPDPDEHPEATVLVVAHWSYAGHGHTPGESWLAANIHRDIQHSRELARQELPAQLDMEGATA; this is encoded by the coding sequence GTGATCGACTCCGCCACCCAGGCGGCGGGCCTGGACCCGGCCACCCTGAGCGATCTGCTCCGGGTCGCCGGGTCCCCCGGCTTCGACCGCCTCACCGAACAGATCCGTCGCACCGGCGGATGCGCCGCCCCCATCCGCCTGTCCGGCGGCACCAAGCTCCTCGACCCTGCCACCAAGACGGTGCTCCACGCGTACACGACCGACGCGGAGCCGGGTGGCGTCCTGCGGGTCGCCTGCGGCAACCGCCGCGCCTCCCGCTGCCCCGCCTGCGCCTGGACCTACGCGGGCGACACCTACCACCTGATCCGCGCCGGCCTCGTCGGCGCACCCGACAAGGGCACCCCCGACACCATCCGCGACCACCCCCGCGTCTTCGCCACCCTCACCGCCCCGTCCTTCGGCCCCGTCCACAACCGCCCTGGTAACCGGCCCTGCCGCTGCGGCACCCGCCACCCCGAAGACGCCCCCGAACTCGGCACCCCGCTCCACCCGGCCACGTACGACTACGCGGGCGCCGTGCTGTGGAACAACCACGCCTCCGAGCTGTGGCGCTACTTCACGATCTACCTCCGCCGCGAGATCGCCGCCCGAGCCGGCCTCACCCAGAAGGCAGCCCGCGAGCAGTCCCGCGTCTCCTTCGGAAAGGTCGCCGAGTACCAGAAGCGCGGAGCCGTCCACTTCCATGCCGTCGTCCGCTTCGACGGCCCCGAGGGGCCCGACACCTCGCCCCCGGCCTGGGCCACCCTCGACCTCCTCGCCGACGCCATCCGCGCCGCCGCCGGCCGTGTCCGCGTCCTCGTCCCCGCCGCACCCGCGTACGGCATCACCGACGACCTGGCACTCACCTGGGGCGAGCAGATCGACGTCCAGCCCATCGGCGCCTTCGGCGACGGCGAGGAACTGACCGAACAGGCCGTCGCCGCCTACGTCGCCAAGTACGCCACCAAGGCCGCCGAGACGACCGGCACCGTCGACCACCCCGTCGGCAACAAGGAAGCCCTCGTCCTCCTCGGCGTCCCGGACCACCCCCGGCGCCTGATGGAAGCCTGCATGGACCTGGACGCGGCCTACCCCGCCCGGCGGCTCCGCGCCTGGGCCCACATGCTCGGCTTCCGCGGCCACTTCTCCACCAAGTCCCGCCGCTACTCCACCACCCTCGGCGCCTTACGCCAGGTCCGCGCCGACTACCGCGCCGCCCAGCAACGCACCGCTCTTGGCCTGCCCGACCCCGACGAACACCCCGAAGCCACCGTCCTCGTCGTCGCCCACTGGTCCTACGCCGGCCACGGCCACACCCCCGGCGAGTCCTGGCTCGCCGCCAACATCCACCGCGACATCCAGCACAGCCGCGAACTCGCACGGCAGGAACTGCCCGCACAACTCGACATGGAAGGAGCCACCGCGTGA
- a CDS encoding GGDEF domain-containing protein, which yields MDTYTIAAAGLPALGWALHGGLLLRRLATARRDPLTGLHTRAGWTARADHLITRHANALVVLVDLDDFKNINDTHGHAAGDAVLTATARRLATWCGRHGIAARLGGDEFAAIVTTPDHTAGLTALRAALKQPVTHDGHTLRVSASVGHCHRTDLLLPVLTDALSAADASMYAAKGHGRRNTR from the coding sequence ATGGACACGTACACGATCGCTGCTGCGGGCTTACCGGCCCTCGGCTGGGCCCTGCACGGCGGGCTGCTCCTGCGCCGCCTGGCCACCGCCCGCCGCGACCCCCTGACCGGCCTGCACACCCGCGCCGGATGGACCGCCCGCGCCGACCACCTCATCACCCGCCACGCCAACGCGCTCGTGGTCCTGGTCGACCTGGACGACTTCAAGAACATCAACGACACCCACGGCCACGCCGCCGGGGACGCCGTGCTCACCGCGACCGCCCGCCGCCTCGCGACCTGGTGCGGACGCCACGGCATCGCCGCCCGCCTCGGCGGAGACGAGTTCGCCGCCATCGTCACCACCCCGGACCACACCGCCGGCCTCACGGCCCTCCGCGCCGCCCTCAAGCAGCCGGTCACGCACGACGGACACACGCTGCGGGTCTCCGCCTCGGTCGGCCACTGCCACCGCACGGACCTGCTGCTCCCGGTCCTCACCGACGCCCTGTCCGCCGCCGACGCGTCGATGTACGCGGCCAAGGGCCACGGCAGGCGCAACACACGCTAA
- a CDS encoding SpdD-like protein, with amino-acid sequence MLRPRIPVNPLPTGIVTPLTQPTPTTHVEPHSSPEAMTCGHNHIQAPAPVATARSTVQLTPGSAVALAAGGGAVVLVVGTVLVSLLLAVAITGVSVAVVAVVLRLLIKDMQKGL; translated from the coding sequence ATGCTCCGACCCCGCATCCCGGTCAACCCGCTCCCGACCGGCATCGTCACCCCGCTCACCCAGCCCACCCCCACCACTCACGTCGAACCGCACTCCAGCCCCGAGGCCATGACCTGCGGCCACAACCACATCCAGGCCCCGGCCCCGGTCGCCACGGCCCGGTCGACGGTTCAGCTCACGCCCGGCAGCGCGGTCGCCCTCGCCGCCGGCGGCGGTGCCGTGGTCCTGGTCGTCGGCACGGTCCTCGTCTCGCTGCTCCTCGCCGTCGCCATCACCGGCGTGTCCGTCGCCGTCGTGGCGGTCGTCCTGCGGCTGCTCATCAAGGACATGCAGAAGGGCCTGTGA
- a CDS encoding mobile element transfer protein, which yields MRPNRFYNVVRIGPVSVGTHRDRLGRTKHTAVCTAPGCDYSSPPYASRAAAELAARTHRCNPR from the coding sequence GTGCGCCCGAACCGCTTCTACAACGTCGTTCGCATCGGACCGGTGAGTGTCGGCACCCACCGCGACCGCCTGGGCCGGACCAAACACACCGCCGTGTGCACCGCTCCCGGCTGCGACTACTCCAGCCCTCCGTACGCCAGCCGCGCGGCGGCCGAACTCGCCGCCCGTACCCACCGCTGCAACCCCCGCTGA
- a CDS encoding DUF2637 domain-containing protein → MSRTLRFDAVLIQAVIAGALSFAHLHDLAAAAGQDGWKAWAYPVSVDLLLVAAWRRMRSDSGNSDAWLWFAIALTASLGANVATAGLLDMNNVPAWLRILVAGWPALAFLGGTLLAHAHTPKPKPEAVPGAEDATLAEPAVGLTVERAPEPAPELPPAEPEPEAVKPDPEPLQLPVQSAPVAPAVTVPPALLDHARKIAETHHTQTGAPIDAATLRARLGVPPALADAISLQLA, encoded by the coding sequence GTGTCCCGCACCCTCCGCTTCGACGCCGTCCTCATTCAGGCCGTCATCGCCGGGGCCCTTTCCTTCGCCCACCTGCATGACCTGGCTGCGGCGGCCGGACAGGACGGCTGGAAGGCGTGGGCCTACCCCGTCAGCGTGGACCTGCTCCTTGTCGCCGCCTGGCGCCGGATGCGCTCCGACTCCGGCAACAGCGACGCATGGCTGTGGTTCGCGATCGCCCTGACCGCGTCCCTCGGCGCGAATGTCGCCACCGCCGGACTCCTCGACATGAACAACGTCCCGGCCTGGCTGCGCATCCTCGTCGCTGGATGGCCCGCCCTCGCCTTCCTCGGCGGCACCCTCCTCGCCCACGCACACACCCCGAAACCCAAGCCCGAAGCCGTCCCGGGTGCCGAGGACGCAACGCTCGCCGAACCGGCCGTGGGCTTGACCGTCGAGCGCGCTCCGGAACCGGCACCCGAACTCCCGCCGGCCGAACCCGAGCCGGAGGCAGTGAAGCCGGATCCCGAGCCGCTCCAACTCCCAGTGCAGTCCGCGCCCGTGGCGCCCGCAGTGACCGTTCCGCCCGCACTGCTCGACCACGCCCGAAAGATCGCGGAGACCCATCACACCCAGACCGGCGCCCCGATCGACGCAGCCACCCTGCGCGCTCGCCTCGGAGTTCCGCCCGCTCTGGCAGACGCGATCTCCCTTCAACTCGCCTAA
- a CDS encoding FtsK/SpoIIIE domain-containing protein — MTDLSTLWEVGLPLVGVGAGGLGVAKVRAPRVYWSLVGLPVARVRFAMTYRSTMDVCGLTVQPSRLRAFMVRNVARRSDVQPVPPKVRRVRGSSTGMRVTLRLPAGLEPADVMAASERLRHAWGVHSVNVVETKPGYVELRMTGYDVLRRVKMPRWKRSLGPLMVPVALREDGTAFVRDYLKVPHALTLGANQSGKSMYQRNLIAELARLDVALVGIDCKRGVEQRGYAPRLSAFAITPEEASGVLDALVAEMEERFDLLSEYGAADIWAVPEKIRPVPVVLLVDEVAELFLVTGKKDEERRDRMVTQMIRLGQMARAAGIFLEICAQRFGSDLGKGATTLRAQLTGRAVHRVNDKQTADMGLGDIAPDAVVAVTTIPPDKPGVAVAGDSSGGWSRIRTPELTAAKAAAICAEYAHLTPAIPALAPYRPVIPAQTPPVESVPLVKPVPATD; from the coding sequence ATGACGGACCTGTCGACGTTATGGGAGGTCGGCCTCCCTCTGGTCGGTGTCGGTGCCGGTGGGCTCGGGGTCGCGAAGGTTCGCGCTCCCCGGGTGTACTGGTCGCTGGTCGGGCTGCCGGTCGCGCGGGTGCGGTTCGCGATGACGTACCGCTCGACGATGGACGTGTGCGGGCTGACGGTCCAGCCGTCCCGCCTGCGGGCGTTCATGGTCCGCAACGTCGCTCGCCGCAGTGACGTCCAGCCGGTGCCGCCGAAGGTCCGCCGGGTGCGCGGGTCGTCGACCGGGATGCGGGTCACGCTCCGCCTCCCCGCCGGCCTGGAGCCCGCCGACGTGATGGCGGCCTCGGAACGGCTGCGGCACGCCTGGGGTGTCCACTCCGTGAACGTGGTGGAGACCAAGCCCGGGTATGTCGAGCTACGGATGACCGGCTACGACGTGCTGCGGCGGGTGAAGATGCCGCGCTGGAAGCGTTCCTTGGGGCCGTTGATGGTCCCGGTCGCGCTGCGGGAGGACGGCACCGCGTTCGTCCGGGACTACCTGAAGGTCCCGCACGCGCTGACGCTCGGCGCCAACCAGTCGGGCAAGTCCATGTATCAACGCAACTTGATCGCCGAGCTCGCCCGCCTTGATGTCGCCCTCGTCGGGATCGACTGCAAGCGTGGTGTCGAGCAGCGCGGGTACGCGCCCCGGCTCTCCGCCTTCGCCATCACGCCTGAGGAAGCCTCCGGCGTCCTGGACGCTCTCGTCGCGGAGATGGAAGAGCGCTTCGACTTGCTCAGCGAGTACGGCGCCGCCGACATCTGGGCCGTGCCCGAGAAGATCCGGCCGGTTCCGGTCGTGCTTCTGGTCGACGAAGTGGCGGAGCTGTTCCTTGTCACGGGGAAGAAGGATGAAGAGCGCAGGGACCGGATGGTCACGCAGATGATCCGCCTCGGGCAGATGGCTCGCGCGGCCGGCATCTTCCTGGAGATCTGCGCTCAGCGCTTCGGCTCCGACCTCGGCAAGGGCGCCACCACTCTGCGCGCTCAGCTCACCGGCCGTGCCGTGCACCGGGTCAACGACAAGCAGACCGCCGATATGGGCTTGGGCGACATCGCCCCGGACGCGGTGGTCGCGGTGACGACGATCCCGCCCGACAAGCCCGGTGTCGCGGTGGCCGGTGACTCCTCTGGCGGCTGGTCCCGCATCCGCACCCCCGAGCTGACGGCGGCTAAAGCTGCCGCGATCTGTGCCGAGTACGCGCACCTCACCCCGGCCATTCCGGCGCTCGCGCCGTACCGGCCGGTGATCCCCGCTCAGACCCCGCCGGTGGAGTCCGTACCGCTGGTGAAGCCGGTCCCGGCGACGGACTAG